Genomic DNA from Mycobacterium stomatepiae:
CAGCGCGAGAAATCCCCAGTACAAAACGAAGTCGTCGACGAAGCTGTCCGGCACCGGTTGGTGATCGATGTGTTCGACACGGTGTCCCAGCTCTTCGAGCACCCCGGCGGTCTTGAGGGTCAGCTCCCGCAATTCCGGGCCACACTCGCGCAGCACCGAACGCGTGGCCACCGCGATGCGCAACCGCTGGCGACCGGGCCCGGTGACGTCTCCGACCGGCGCCAGCTTGGCATTACGCCAGATGCGTTCGGCTTCCCGGTAGAAGGCCGCGGTGTCGCGCACGGAGCGGGTCAGCACGCCGTTGGCGACGATGCCCACCGGCATCCGGCGCAGCTCCGCGTCAAGCGGTAACCTGCCGCGCGACGGCTTGAGACCGACAATCCCGTTGCAGGCGGCCGGGATTCGGATCGAGCCGCCGCCGTCATTGGCGTGTGCGATCGGCACCACCCCGGCAGCGACGAACGCGCCCGATCCCGACGACGAGGCCCCGGCGGTGTACTCGGTGTCCCACGGGTTGCGTACCGGCCCGAGACGGGGATGCTCGGCGGCTGCGCTGAACCCGAATTCCGACATCTGGGTTTTGCCCAGCGGCGTCGGTCCGGTGGCCAGATACACCCGGGTAAACTCGCCATCGGCAACTGCGTTGCGCGGCGCCCACGCATCGGCACCCCGCATCGTCGGCTGGCTGGCGACGTCGACGTTGTCCTTGAGGAACGTCGGGACGCCTTCGAAAAACTGGGCAGAACCGCTCGACGGCGGGGCCGACGCGGCTTTGCGAGCCTGCTCAAATGCCTTGTACGCCAAGCCGTTCAGGGCAGGGTTGACGGCCTCGGTGCGAGCGATCGCCGCATCGACGGCCTCAACTCTGTCGACCCAGCCGGCCCGGATGGCATCGCTGAGCCCGACAGCGTCGAGATCACCGAGGGCATCGTCACCGAAAGCGTGCACACGTCGCATAGTTATTGACGCTAGCCGCTGACGTTTACTGCTCGGCGCATGGCCCGCCTCCTCAGCGGCCGCTGCACGGCCGCATCGTCACCGGGCGGGGCAATGGCCCGCCTCCTCAGCGGCCGCTGCACGGCCGCATCGTCACCGGGCTAAGCCTGACCCACCTCGAAGCGGACGAACCGGGTCACCGTGACACCGGCCTCGTCGAGCAGAGCCTTGACGGTATTCTTGTTGTCGGACACCGACGGCTGCTCGAGCAGCACGACGTCCTTGAAGAAGCCGTTCAGCCGGCCCTCGACGATCTTGGGCAACGCCTGCTCCGGCTTGCCCTCTTCTTTCGCGGTCTCCTCGGCGATGCGCCGCTCACTGGCCACCACGTCCGCCGGCACGTCCTCGCGGGTGAGGTAGCGCGCCTTGAGCGCGGCGATCTGCAGCGCCACGGCGTGCGCGGCCTCGGCCCCTGAAGCCCCCGAGCCGGTGTACTCGACGAGCACGCCGACGGCCGGAGGCAAGTCCGCGGCCCGCTTGTGCAGGTAGGTCTCGACGGTGCCGTCGAAGAAGGCGGCCCGGCGCAGTTCCAGCTTCTCGCCGATCTTTGCGGACAGGTCGGCGACGGCCTGCTCGACCGTCTTCGTCGTCGACCCGCCAGAAATGGAAGCGGCCTTGAGGGCGTCAACGTCGACAGCCTTGGATTGGGCTGCCGCGGAGACGATCTCGTCGGCCAACTTCTGGAACTCGGCGTTCTTGGCGACGAAGTCGGTCTCGCTGTTCAGCTCGATCAGCGCGCCGTCCTTGGCCGCGACCAGACCTTCGGCCGTCGCGCGCTCGGCACGCTTGCCGACGTCCTTGGCACCCTTGATCCGGAGTGCCTCGACGGCCTTGTCGAAGTCGCCGTCGCTTTCGGCCAGTGCGTTCTTGCAGTCGAGCATGCCGGCACCGGTGAGCTCACGAAGACGCTTGACGTCGGCAGCGGTGAAGTTCGCCAATGATCAGCCTTCCTACGAGGATTCCGTTGTTTCGGTTGCAGCTCCAACGGCGTCGGTGGTGGCTGTGGTGGTCGCGGTCGTGGTCGCCGAAGCCAGCAGCTCCTGCTCCCATTCGGCGAGCGGCTCGGCGGCCTCCGCCTCGGGCTTGCCGTCGCCGCGGCCGACACCGGCACGCGCCTGCAGGCCCTCGGCGACCGCGGAGGCGATCACCTTGGTCAGCAGCGCCGCCGAGCGGATCGCGTCGTCGTTGCCCGGGATCGGGTAGTCGACCTCGTCGGGGTCGCAGTTGGTGTCCAGGATCGCGATGACCGGGATACCGAGCTTGCGGGCCTCGCCGACGGCGATGTGCTCCTTGTTGGTGTCGACGACCCAGATCGCCGACGGCACCTTGGCCATGTCGCGGATACCGCCGAGGCTGCGGTCCAGCTTGTTCTTCTCGCGGGTCAGCATCAAGATTTCCTTCTTGGTGCGCCCTTCGAAGCCACCGGTCTGCTCCATCGCCTCGAGCTCCTTGAGGCGCTGCAGACGCTTGTGCACGGTGGAGAAGTTGGTCAGCATGCCGCCCAGCCAGCGCTGGTTCACGTACGGCATGCCGACGCGGGTCGCCTCGGCCGCGACGGACTCCTGGGCCTGCTTCTTGGTGCCGACGAACAGCACGCTGCCACCGTGGGCGACGGTCTCCTTGACGAACTCGTACGCCTGGTCGATGAAGGTCAGCGTCTGCTGCAGGTCGATGATGTAGATGCCGTTGCGGTCGGTGAAGATGAACCGCTTCATCTTGGGATTCCAGCGACGGGTCTGGTGCCCGAAGTGGGTGCCGCTGTCGAGCAGCTGTTTCATGGTCACGACGGCCATGGTGATGCCATTCCTTTATGTCGGTTGTCGCCCGGCATCGGCTGAAGCCAGGCCCTGGCGCCTGCTGCGATGCCGGACCCTGTTAAGGGACCGCCCGGCACGCGGTGCGAACTCCTAGTGGAACGGGAGACGCGGGGCAGACGCGCGAAGTCAGCCCACGAATGAGCTGCGTTCAGCAGTTTACACCGACTCAGCTGGTGCTTTTCCCCAGCACGTATCCACAGTGCGGCGGGCGTGCACAGCTTGGGCCAACGTGGGTAGCCGTGTCGCCGAAGCCACGCTGAACTTGTGGGGTGCGGTGGGCGGTGCTGATCGTGGGCTTGAACCTGAACCTAGCGCTGATCAGCGCAATCCCAACCGCGGCGGACGATGTCCGGTTGGATTGGCCGCTGCGGCCGGCCCCGGCGGTCGTCCGGGGATTCGACGCGCCGTCGCCCGACTGGAAGCCCGGGCACCGCGGGGTGGACCTGGCCGGACGTCCCGGTCAACCGGTGTATGCCGCGGGCCGCGCGACCGTGGTGTTCGCCGGGCTGCTGGCCGGACGCCCGGTGGTGTCGCTGGCTCACCCCGGCGGCTTGCACACCAGCTACGAGCCCGTCCGGGCGGCGGTCCGGACAGGCCAGCAGGTGACGACGCAGACGCGAATCGGCGAGCTGATGGCCGGGCACGGCGGCTGCCAGGTCGCGGCGTGTCTGCACTGGGGCGCGATGTGGGGTCCGGCGTCGGGCGCCGACTATGTCGATCCGCTCGGTCTGCTGAAGTCCACCGTGGTCCGGCTCAAGCCGCTCGACGGCTAGGCGGGCCATGACGCTAGGCGCGCGGATGGGCCTGATCGTGCACGGCCCGCAGTCGCGATACCGCGACATGGGTGTACAGCTGGGTGGTCGCCAGGCTGGAATGGCCCAGCAGCTCCTGGACGACCCGCAGGTCGGCCCCGCCTTCGAGCAGATGCGTGGCGGCGCTGTGCCGCAGCCCATGCGGCCCCATATCAGGCGCGCCGTCCACCGCGGCGATCGTCTGGTGCACGACGGTGCGGGCCTGGCGGACATCGAGCCGACGGCCCCGCGCGCCCAGCAGCAGCGCCGGCCCGGAATCCGCGGTGGCCAGCGTCGGACGCCCGTCGGCCAGCCAGGCTTGCAGCGCGTCGGCGGCCGGCACCCCGAACGGCGCGGTGCGTTGCTTGTTGCCCTTACCGAGCACCCGCACCGTCCGATAGCGGGTGTCGACGTCATCTATGTCCAGCCCGCACAGCTCGCTCACCCGAATCCCGGTGGCGTACAACATCTCGACGATCAGCCGGTCGCGCAGGGCAAGCGGGTCTCCTTGCTCGGCACCGGATTTTGCGGCGGCCATGGCGTCGCGCGCCTGATCCTGACGCAGCACCGCCGGCAGCGTGCGGTGCGCCTTGGGCACCTGCAGCCGCGCACCGGGGTCGACGGTCAGCAGACCGCGTCGGAGCGCCCACGCGGTGAATGTCTTGACCGCCGAGGTGCGCCGCGCCAGCGTCGTGCGCGCGGCCCCGGCCACCGCCCCGCTGGACAGCCAGGTCCGCAGCAGCGGCAGGCTCAGATCCTTCAGCGCGGCTCCGCGCTCGTCGAGGAAGGCGAACAACGAGCGCACGTCGCCCAGATACGCGCGACGAGTATGCGCGGAACGCAGGCATTGCAGTTCCAGATACTCGTCGAACTCCTCGAGAATCGCCTGCACTCCCCCACCGTCGCAGGCGCGGCCCGCCGCTCGTTAGCCGACGCGCCGAAGCGTGTCCGGGGTGAGATCTTTGAGCGCGGGATAGCCGTCAACGGCCATGATCAGGTCCGCTTCGGCCAGCAGCGAGCGCAGCACGTGCACGATGCCCTCGACGCCGCCGAGCGCCAGCCCGTAGGCGTACGGCCGGCCGACCCCGACGGCCGTGGCGCCCAGCGCCAGCGCCTTGACGATGTCGGCGCCGCTGCGGATCCCGGAGTCGAACAGCACGGGCAGGCCGTCAGCCGCCTCGACCACGCCCGGCAGGCAGTCCAGCGCGGGCAGGCCGCCGTTGGCTTGGCGCCCCCCGTGGGTGGAGCAGTAGATGCCGTCGACGCCACCGTCCTTGGCGCGCCGGGCGTCGTCGGGGTGACAGATGCCCTTGATGATCATCGGCAGCTTGGTCAGCGATCGCAGCCAGGGCAGGTCGTCCCAGGTCAGTGGGTTTCCGAAGGTCGTGATCCATTGCAGCACGGTGCCCTGCGGGTCCTCTTCGGGCGGGCGCGCCAGGCCGGCGCGAAACACCGGATCGCTGGTGTAGTTACTCAGGCAGAGCCCCCGCAGCTGCGGAAAGTTGGCCGTGGACAGGTCGCGCGGGCGCCACCCGGGAATCCACGTGTCCAGGGTGATGATGATGCCCTTGAAGCCGGCGGCTTCGGCCCGCTGCACCAGGCTGGCGGCCAGGTCGCGATCCTTCGGCGTATACAGCTGGAAGAAGCCGGGGGTGTCACCGAACTGCGCGGCGACCTGTTCCAGCGGGTCGGCGGTCAGCGTGGAGACGACCATCGGGACACCGGTGGCCGCGGCCGCGCGCGCGGTGGCCAGGTCGCCGTGGCCGTCTTGCGCACAGATGCCGATCACGCCGATCGGCGCCATGAACACCGGTGACGGCAGGGTCAAACCGAACATCTCCACCGACAGGTCGCGCTCGGCGGCGCCGACGAACATGCGCGGAATCAGGCCCCAGTGGTCGAAAGCCTCCCGGTTGGCCCGCTGGGTGCGTTCGTCGCCGGCGCCCCCGGTGACGTAGGACCACACCGACGGCGGCATCGCCTGCTCGGCGCGGGCCTCCAGCTCCGCGAAGGCCATCGGCAGCTTGGGCGCGATGCCGGACAGGCCCTGGAAGTAGATCTCGTTCTGGTAGTCCGCGAAACGGGGTGAGAATGCCATGGAAACGAGAATGCCAGCCGGCTCTCAGGCTGACGAGCTTGCCGACTCCGCTTCGGCGAGTTCCTTCTTCCACTGCCGGAAGGTCTCTTCGGTGCGGCCGCGTCGCCAGTAGCCGGAGATCGACGACGCCCACTTGGCGTCCACCCCACGCTGTTTGCGGATGAAGGGCCGCAAATTGTGCATGACCGCTTGGGCCTCGCCGTGGATGAAGACGTGCACCTGTCCGGGCAGCCACAGCGTGGTGGTGACCGCCTCGATCAGCGGCGCGAAATCGCCGGCGCGATCATCGCCCACCAGATCGGCACGGCCCCCGCGGTAAATCCAGTTGACCTGCACACCTTCCGGCGCGACCAACTCGATCTGGTCGTCGGGGCCGGCCACTTCGATGAACGCCTTACCAATCGCATTGGAGGGCAACGCTTCCAGCGCGGTGGCGATGGCCGGCAGCGCCGACTCGTCACCGGCCAGCAAATGCCAATCGGCCGCGGGGTCGGGCGTGTAGGCACCGCCGGGACCCATCAAATAGATCACCTGACCGGGTTGAGCCTTGGCCGCCCAGACACCCGCCACGCCGTGCTCGCCGTGCACCACGATGTCTAGCGAGATCTGGCAGGCCGCGGCGTCGACCTTGCGCACGGTGATGGTCCGGACCGAGGGCCGTTTCTCCGGGGGCAAGACCGCGAAGCTGTCCTGGGTCAGCGGCTGGGGCAACCCGGCCTGCCACGTCGATGTCGTCGGCGACGAACACCAACTTGACGTAGGAGTCGGTGAAGTTGCTCGGCACAAAGGTGTCGAACTGACTGCTCCCCAACGTCACCCGCTTCATGTGCGGCGTGATTTGTTGGGTACCGACGACTTCGAAACGTTGAAGTGGTCGACCTGCCACGTGCCCTCCTGTTCCGCCCCGGCCCCAGCCGACTATACGAGTCGGGTCGTCGCCGCAGGTCGGCCGCCACCGCGGTGCGCAAATGCACCGTAATGGCCGCCGATACCGTGACAATGGGGGCATGAGCGAGGCCGAGGGTCTGGACATTCCGCCGTTGGCGCCGTCGCGGACGCTGTCCGGCGGCGTGAAGCCGTTGCTGGTGCTGGCGAAGATTCGCGGCATCATGGATGCCTTCACATTGTCCGAGCCCGAGCTGACGCTCGGCGAGATTCGGGCTCGAACGGGTTATCCGACGTCGACGGTGCAGCGGCTGGTGGCCAATCTGGTGGCCGAGGAATTTCTCGACCGGGTGGGCGATCGCTTCCGGATCGGGGCTCGCATCGCGTACTGGGCGGCGCCGGTCACAAGCAGCATGGGCTTGCTGGACGCGGTGTCACCGGCACTGGAATCGTTGCGCGACGCCAGCGGTGAGACGGCGTGCTTCTTCCGGCGCGAGGGACATTTCCGGGTGTGCGTCGCCATCGCCGAGAGCCGCCACGGAATCCGCCGCGAGATGCACGTCGGCAAGATCATTCCGCTCTACGTCGGCTCGGCGGGCCGGGTCCTGATGGCCTGGGACGACAAGGCATTGGAAGAGGTGCTGGCGTCCGAGTTGGTCCGGTTCACCGATGCGACGGTCGTCGATCCAGAGTTGTTGCGCACCAAGGTCGAGCAGACGCGGCGGATGGGCTTCGCGATCACCAGCGGTGAACGCGACGAGGGTGCCACCGGCGTGGCGGCCCCGGTGTTCGATTCGCATGCTCGGGTATTGGGTGCGCTGATGATCAGCGGGCCCAGCTTCCGGTTCTCCGCCGAGCTCGCGGAACTGTGGGCCGACAACGTTGTTGGTGCCGCCGACCAGGTGACGCGCACGCTCGGTGGTCGACTGCCGTATTGAGCTAGCCCGCGAACGGCGGGCGTGCCATCACGGTGGGCTTCAGACCGTATCTGGGGGTCCGGAGTCCTCCGCCGTCTCCCCCACCGGCGGGTGGCAGGCCACCGATCACGTTTCCTCCTCCGAAGCCCGCATCCGGCGCCTCCCGGATATTGCTGATCGCAGCAAGCGGCGCCGCGGCGTGCTCCGCTCCCACCACGCTGCCGTTCGACCAGAGCGGCGGAACCGACAAGCGCCCGACCGTGCCCGCGGTGCCAAGCCCCGCGGAAACCACACTGCCACCACCGATTAACGCTGGGGTCGAAGCGGGTATGGCGGCGGGCACGGCAGCCGCAGCCGCTCCCCCAAGCGCGCCAGAGGACTTTGCGATCGTCATAAAGGTGTTGGCGATGCCGGCGGAGAAGAAGGGCAGGCCCTCCGTGTTGTAGAACGTGGTGGAAAACGGCGCGTAGAAGGTGAAGAGATCACCCAGCCATCCCAGCGGGCCCGAGGTCAGCGCGTCCTTCACCGGATCATCAGCCGGTGCGGCAGCCTGCATACCGGTGGACAGCTTTTCCAACGCCGACGTGATCTTGCTCATCCTGCTGTGCAACGCGTTTTGCGCGGTCCCCGCCGACGTGCCCGTGGCCTTGGTGACCGCGGACTCCTGGTTTCCGGTACCGGCCGGGTTGGTCATCTGGGGTGCCGAGGTAAACGGTTTGACCGCCGAGGTGTTCGCGGATCGGCCCGCATAGTTGTACATGGTCGCGGAGTCGATGGACCACATGACCTCGTACTGGGCTTCCAAAGCCGCTATCTGCGCGGTGTTTTGGCCCAGTACGTTGGTGGCCATCTGCTGCGCCAGGTGGACACGATTGGCGGCGATCACCGGCGGCGGCACGATCGTGGCATGCGCCGTTTCGAAGGCCGACGCGGCGGACATGGCTTGACTGGCCGCATGCTCAGCCGCAGCGGCAGTGGTTCTCATCCATTCCACGTAAGGGGTGACGGCCTCGGCCATCGATGCCGAAGCCTGCCCCAACCACTCCTCGCTCGACAACGTGTTCACCACCCTGTCGTAGGCTACGGCAGCCGAATTCAGCTCAGCGGCAAGAGTATTCCACTCAGAAGCCGCCCCCGTCATCGACGCCGAGCCCGCACCCGCGTACATCAGCTCCGAATTGATCTCCGGTGGTAACGCCCCAAAGTCAAGCATCACGAACCCCTTAACCAGCTGCGATCACGTTGGCGGCCTCGGTAGCCGCGTACGATTCCGAGCTGAAATCCAATGCGTTGACAAACATCTCGTGAATCGCCATCGCCTGCGTACTGACCTGCTGATACAGCTGTCCGTGGGCGGCGAACTGCGCCGCGGTCAGTATCGACACGCGGTCTGCGGCAGCGGGAATCACCCCCGTGGTCGGCGGCGCAGCCGCCGCATTCCGAGCCGCCAGCGCGGAGCCGATAGCCCGCAATGCACCAGCCGCTGCCGCCAACGCTTCCGGTTGCGCAGTAACAAAGGACATGTGATCTCCTTACTCAATAATCTTTCGGCTCGACGAGCCTCGTTTCGAATTCTGTTGCCCACCATGGCGTTATCCGGCCGATGGTGGGCGGGTGGTAAAGCGGGGGAGAAATCCGTATTCGCGGGGCGGCAAGCCGCCGCGGTCACGTCTGCCGCGAGCCGACGCCATTTGGCGAAGTAGTGCCTCTGGTCCGTTCGACGGCCCGCTGACACCCTCGAGGCGGATCGCCGCGGCGATGGACTCTTCTTCTGCCGCCTTGGGCGCTGTCGCGGACCAGCTCGCTGGAACCGATAACGAGCCGACCTTGATTGACGAAGCCAGGTTCGCCGAGATCAGCCCACCCCCGAGGTTGACCGGTGCCGCGAGGGCGGGCGTAGCGGCCAAGCCGGCTGCGGTCGCGCCGGCGAGATGCTCGGGCCACAGCGCGCCTATCTGCGAGAAGATCAGGGAACCCACATAGATCATCGGCCAGTAGATGACGTCCAGAGGACCGAACAGCAGTCCTTTTATCTGGCTGGACAAGGTATTGACGATGTCGTTGATCGACGTCTGCGTCGCCGGCGGTGCGTCAGTCCCCGCCGCTACGGCCGCGGCCTCACCGACCGCGGCTTGCTGTTGGGCCAGCCCGGCTTGGTCGGTGGTCTGGGTCGGCTCGGTGAAGGGGATGAGCTGCGAAGCACTCTCCGCCAAGCCGGCATAGCCGTTCATGGCGACGGCGTCCTGCGCCCACATCTCGGCATAGCTCGCCTCGGTCGCCACGATCGCCGCGCTGTTCTTACCGAAAAAGTTTGTCGCGACAAGCAGCATCAATCGCGCGCGGTTTTCGGCGATCACCGGCGGAGGGACCGTCATCGCAAAGGCCGCCTCGAACGCCGACGCGACGGCCCGTGCCTGGGCGCTCGTCTGTTCCGCCAGCCCGGCCGCAGCGCTCAGCCACGAGATATAACGAGTAGCCGCGGCCAGCATGGATCTCGCTGCCGGGCCGAACCACGACGAAGAGGTCAACTCGGTCGTCATCGATGAGTAGCCGGAAGCGCTCGAAGCCAGTTCGGCCGCCAGGTAGTCCCAGGCCGCGGCCGCGGCCATCATGGGTCCGGATCCCGCTCCGGCATACATTCGGGCCGAGTTGATTTCCGGCGGCAACGCGCAGTAGTCGAACACCGCTACTCCTGGGCACTCATACCGGGTTGATCTCCTCGAGGCTGCGTCGCGATGTGCGCGGCCCCAGCGCGAGGACGGCGGCGATGACGACGGCCAGCGCCGTTGCCACCACGGTGAACATGGCCCCCGCACCGTAGTGCTCGAGAATCGGAATCAACACGAAAGGCGCAGCGCCACTGGATAATCGGGACAAAGAGTAAGTCCACCCGACGGCCGTGGCGCGCACGGTGGTCGGGAAAATTTCCGCCTGATAGACGTGATACACGTTGGAGAAGACGTTGCTCGTCGCGGTGGTCAAGAAGCCGAACGCGACGATCAGGGCAACCGAGGACTGCGTCGCGAACAAAAGGCCGAACACCGCGACTGCCACGATCGAGCCCACGAGCA
This window encodes:
- a CDS encoding amidase — protein: MRRVHAFGDDALGDLDAVGLSDAIRAGWVDRVEAVDAAIARTEAVNPALNGLAYKAFEQARKAASAPPSSGSAQFFEGVPTFLKDNVDVASQPTMRGADAWAPRNAVADGEFTRVYLATGPTPLGKTQMSEFGFSAAAEHPRLGPVRNPWDTEYTAGASSSGSGAFVAAGVVPIAHANDGGGSIRIPAACNGIVGLKPSRGRLPLDAELRRMPVGIVANGVLTRSVRDTAAFYREAERIWRNAKLAPVGDVTGPGRQRLRIAVATRSVLRECGPELRELTLKTAGVLEELGHRVEHIDHQPVPDSFVDDFVLYWGFLALMQVRTGKRVFGDTFDRTRLDALTLGLERHTARNLHRLPGAILRLRRMRRFSAEFYQTYDALLTPTLADLTPRVGHLAPTEYQQVMDRLIDWVAFTPLQNVTGDPAISLPMAQSAEGMPVGMMLAADLGQDALLLELAYELEEARPWARIQAAG
- the tsf gene encoding translation elongation factor Ts; its protein translation is MANFTAADVKRLRELTGAGMLDCKNALAESDGDFDKAVEALRIKGAKDVGKRAERATAEGLVAAKDGALIELNSETDFVAKNAEFQKLADEIVSAAAQSKAVDVDALKAASISGGSTTKTVEQAVADLSAKIGEKLELRRAAFFDGTVETYLHKRAADLPPAVGVLVEYTGSGASGAEAAHAVALQIAALKARYLTREDVPADVVASERRIAEETAKEEGKPEQALPKIVEGRLNGFFKDVVLLEQPSVSDNKNTVKALLDEAGVTVTRFVRFEVGQA
- the rpsB gene encoding 30S ribosomal protein S2, with amino-acid sequence MAVVTMKQLLDSGTHFGHQTRRWNPKMKRFIFTDRNGIYIIDLQQTLTFIDQAYEFVKETVAHGGSVLFVGTKKQAQESVAAEATRVGMPYVNQRWLGGMLTNFSTVHKRLQRLKELEAMEQTGGFEGRTKKEILMLTREKNKLDRSLGGIRDMAKVPSAIWVVDTNKEHIAVGEARKLGIPVIAILDTNCDPDEVDYPIPGNDDAIRSAALLTKVIASAVAEGLQARAGVGRGDGKPEAEAAEPLAEWEQELLASATTTATTTATTDAVGAATETTESS
- a CDS encoding tyrosine recombinase XerC, producing the protein MQAILEEFDEYLELQCLRSAHTRRAYLGDVRSLFAFLDERGAALKDLSLPLLRTWLSSGAVAGAARTTLARRTSAVKTFTAWALRRGLLTVDPGARLQVPKAHRTLPAVLRQDQARDAMAAAKSGAEQGDPLALRDRLIVEMLYATGIRVSELCGLDIDDVDTRYRTVRVLGKGNKQRTAPFGVPAADALQAWLADGRPTLATADSGPALLLGARGRRLDVRQARTVVHQTIAAVDGAPDMGPHGLRHSAATHLLEGGADLRVVQELLGHSSLATTQLYTHVAVSRLRAVHDQAHPRA
- a CDS encoding lactate 2-monooxygenase, yielding MAFSPRFADYQNEIYFQGLSGIAPKLPMAFAELEARAEQAMPPSVWSYVTGGAGDERTQRANREAFDHWGLIPRMFVGAAERDLSVEMFGLTLPSPVFMAPIGVIGICAQDGHGDLATARAAAATGVPMVVSTLTADPLEQVAAQFGDTPGFFQLYTPKDRDLAASLVQRAEAAGFKGIIITLDTWIPGWRPRDLSTANFPQLRGLCLSNYTSDPVFRAGLARPPEEDPQGTVLQWITTFGNPLTWDDLPWLRSLTKLPMIIKGICHPDDARRAKDGGVDGIYCSTHGGRQANGGLPALDCLPGVVEAADGLPVLFDSGIRSGADIVKALALGATAVGVGRPYAYGLALGGVEGIVHVLRSLLAEADLIMAVDGYPALKDLTPDTLRRVG
- a CDS encoding IclR family transcriptional regulator, which gives rise to MSEAEGLDIPPLAPSRTLSGGVKPLLVLAKIRGIMDAFTLSEPELTLGEIRARTGYPTSTVQRLVANLVAEEFLDRVGDRFRIGARIAYWAAPVTSSMGLLDAVSPALESLRDASGETACFFRREGHFRVCVAIAESRHGIRREMHVGKIIPLYVGSAGRVLMAWDDKALEEVLASELVRFTDATVVDPELLRTKVEQTRRMGFAITSGERDEGATGVAAPVFDSHARVLGALMISGPSFRFSAELAELWADNVVGAADQVTRTLGGRLPY
- a CDS encoding PPE family protein → MLDFGALPPEINSELMYAGAGSASMTGAASEWNTLAAELNSAAVAYDRVVNTLSSEEWLGQASASMAEAVTPYVEWMRTTAAAAEHAASQAMSAASAFETAHATIVPPPVIAANRVHLAQQMATNVLGQNTAQIAALEAQYEVMWSIDSATMYNYAGRSANTSAVKPFTSAPQMTNPAGTGNQESAVTKATGTSAGTAQNALHSRMSKITSALEKLSTGMQAAAPADDPVKDALTSGPLGWLGDLFTFYAPFSTTFYNTEGLPFFSAGIANTFMTIAKSSGALGGAAAAAVPAAIPASTPALIGGGSVVSAGLGTAGTVGRLSVPPLWSNGSVVGAEHAAAPLAAISNIREAPDAGFGGGNVIGGLPPAGGGDGGGLRTPRYGLKPTVMARPPFAG
- a CDS encoding PE family protein; the protein is MSFVTAQPEALAAAAGALRAIGSALAARNAAAAPPTTGVIPAAADRVSILTAAQFAAHGQLYQQVSTQAMAIHEMFVNALDFSSESYAATEAANVIAAG
- a CDS encoding PPE family protein, whose product is MFDYCALPPEINSARMYAGAGSGPMMAAAAAWDYLAAELASSASGYSSMTTELTSSSWFGPAARSMLAAATRYISWLSAAAGLAEQTSAQARAVASAFEAAFAMTVPPPVIAENRARLMLLVATNFFGKNSAAIVATEASYAEMWAQDAVAMNGYAGLAESASQLIPFTEPTQTTDQAGLAQQQAAVGEAAAVAAGTDAPPATQTSINDIVNTLSSQIKGLLFGPLDVIYWPMIYVGSLIFSQIGALWPEHLAGATAAGLAATPALAAPVNLGGGLISANLASSIKVGSLSVPASWSATAPKAAEEESIAAAIRLEGVSGPSNGPEALLRQMASARGRRDRGGLPPREYGFLPRFTTRPPSAG